The Aquipuribacter hungaricus DNA segment GGCCTGCGGGACACCTACCGCGCCCTCGGCCACGAGGTCCTCGAGCTGGAGCCGGTCCCCGGCCTGCCCGACATGGTGTTCGCGGCCAACGGGGCCTTCGTCGTCGACGGCCACGCGGTCGGCGCGCGGTTCGCCCACCCCGAGCGCGCCGGCGAGGCCCCCGCGCACGCGGCGTGGCTGCAGGCGGCCGGCTTCGGCGAGGTGAAGCCCACCGCGGACGTGCACGAGGGCGAGGGCGACCTCACCGTCGTCGGCGACCTGGTCCTGGCCGGCACCGGCTTCCGCACCCAGCGCGGCGCCCACGCGGAGATCCAGGAGCGCACGGGCCGCCCGGTCGTCAGCCTCGACCTGGTGGACCCGCGCTTCTACCACCTGGACACCGCGCTGTTCCCGCTCGACGACACCACGGTCGCCTGGTACCCGGGGGCGTTCTCGCCCGGCTCGCAGGCCGTGCTGCGCCGGCTGTTCCCGGACGGGCTGGAGGCGACCGAGGCCGACGCGCTCGTGCTGGGCCTGAACTCCGTCAGCGACGGCCGGCACGTCGTGCTGCCGGCCGCCGCGACCGCCCTGGCCGCCGCGCTCGATCAGCGGGGCTTCGTCGTGGTGCCCGTGGAGCTGGGCGAGCTGCTCAAGGGCGGCGGCGGCCCCAAGTGCTGCACCTCGGAGCTGCGGGGCTGAGCTGCGGGGCTGAGCCAGGCGGGTCCGGGGCGGCGGGTCCGCCCCGGACCGCCGGCGCCTACTCGGCGAGGCCCTGGGCGCTGCCGACCAGCGGCTCGCCCTCGTAGTCGGCGACCAGGCAGAGGATCTCGCGGTCCCCGTCCGCCCAGCTGTCCGAGGTCGGGGTGAGGGAGCCGTAGCCCAGCCGCGAGTCCTCGTACGCGAGCCCGACGAACGGTTCGAAGGCGTCGAAGCAGATCTCGTCGGCCGCGGCGGTGACCTCCTCCTCGCCGGGGAAGTCCCCGTCGGGCAGGTCCTCCGCGTGGTACGCCTCGTTGTCGTGCGGGCCGGAGCACGGCACGGCCTCGACGCTCAGCAGCTCATCGGCCCCGTCGTCGGGGTCGTTGGTGCAGTCGCCGACGGCGATGGCGAAGACGTCCGCGCTCTCCTCGGTCGCGACGATCGCGCCGGCGTCGTCGCGCTCCGGCTCCGAGGCGGCCGAGCACCCCGCCAGGACGAGGGCCCCGGCGGCGAGGGCGAGGACGTGGACGGGCAGGCGGGCGGGGGTGCGCATGGGGACCTCGGGTTCGTGGGCGGACGCCGCGGGACCGCGGGCTCTGGCTGCACGGTGGCAGCGCCCGCGGTCCCGCATGACGGGTCCCGCCCGCCCTCACCCGCTCAGGCGATCTCGCGCCGCTGCAGCCGCAGCCAGCCCAGCAGGGCCGGGACGCCCGCCCAGATCGCGGTGACGCTGGCGACCCTGGCCCACTGCTCCCCCTCGAGGGTGCCGGCCATCATGAGCGGCGCGGTCCCGGTGCCCAGGTCCACCCAGGCCCCGACGTCCTGCAGCGAGGGTACGAACAGCAGCACCGGCGCGAGCAGGGACGGCACGAGCAGGTAGGTGACGATCGCGAGGGGGGTGCTCTGGCAGAGCAGCCCGAAGCCGACGCCCACCAGGACGTAGACCACCTGCAGGACGAGCACCTGCAGCAGCACGGCAGGCTCGACCGACCAGCCGCCGAGCCGGCCCGCGAGGTCGAGGACGCCGGCCGCGGCGACGGTCAGCACGCCCGTGAGCAGGGTCCCCGCGACGGCCAGAAGGACGGCGGCCGCGGTCTTGGCCACCACCACCCGTCCGCGCGACGGCACGAGCGCGAAGGTCGTGAGGACGCTGCGGGTGGAGAACTCCCCCGACAGCAGCAGCACCCCGAGCACCGGCAGGAGCAGCGACACCGGCAGCAGGGCCGTGGTGAGCAGGAACGGCAGGTCGGCGTCCTCCCCGGCGGGCGGGAACGACGCCCCCAGGGCGAGCGCCCCCAGCACGAGGACGAGCGTGGCGACGAGGAGCCAGCGACCGGTGACCGTGTCCACGGCCTTGCGCAGCTCGACGGCCACCAGCCGCGGCAGGGGCGGGGCCGGGACGTCGAGGCCGGCCGGTCGGCGAGCCGGCGGCCCGGTCGGGGCCACGTGGCCGGGCGCGGCCGGGGGGACGGGCGGGGGGACGGCGGACAGCGGGGCGGGCGTGCTCGTGCTCATCGGGAGGCTCCGTCGCGAGAGGTGGCGGACGTGGGGGCGGGCATGGGGAGGGACGTCGTGGTCGGGAGGGGGCGGGCGGCCGCGGTGAGGCCGAAGTAGTACTCCTCGATGTCGTCGTGGCCCTGCAGCAGCACCCGGGTCTCCCCGGCGGCGCGGACCGTGCCGCCCGCGATGACGACGAGCCGGTCGGCGACCGCCGCGACCTCGCCGAGCAGGTGCGAGG contains these protein-coding regions:
- the ddaH gene encoding dimethylargininase; amino-acid sequence: MPGELLAPDPSPVERVAVRRRFLMCSPVHFAVEYAINAWMTPGVAVDTALAVRQWEGLRDTYRALGHEVLELEPVPGLPDMVFAANGAFVVDGHAVGARFAHPERAGEAPAHAAWLQAAGFGEVKPTADVHEGEGDLTVVGDLVLAGTGFRTQRGAHAEIQERTGRPVVSLDLVDPRFYHLDTALFPLDDTTVAWYPGAFSPGSQAVLRRLFPDGLEATEADALVLGLNSVSDGRHVVLPAAATALAAALDQRGFVVVPVELGELLKGGGGPKCCTSELRG
- a CDS encoding septum formation family protein — protein: MRTPARLPVHVLALAAGALVLAGCSAASEPERDDAGAIVATEESADVFAIAVGDCTNDPDDGADELLSVEAVPCSGPHDNEAYHAEDLPDGDFPGEEEVTAAADEICFDAFEPFVGLAYEDSRLGYGSLTPTSDSWADGDREILCLVADYEGEPLVGSAQGLAE